From Nicotiana tabacum cultivar K326 chromosome 15, ASM71507v2, whole genome shotgun sequence, the proteins below share one genomic window:
- the LOC107812518 gene encoding uncharacterized protein LOC107812518 isoform X2, protein MPKDRRMNSFSFNRANVSPYACSSKNSDLESQKSLPPIGNEREWEEARSPICMEHPHNAVLLLCSSQDKGCRPYMCDTSYRHSNCFDQFCKSSVVGAQPEGDNISGSAFRRGSWGRALSGAPRSHVPQQPELVCPLCRGHVKGWIVVEAARNFMNSKTRSCALETCNFTGNYAELRKHARSEHPSERPSEADPSRQSDWTRLELQRDLEDAFSAYQAPFGDDFPGYDFLTELPLDDGQFDLLDGYLEAEELCWWERLSINE, encoded by the exons ATGCCGAAAGATAGAAGGATGAATTCCTTTTCCTTCAACCGGGCAAACGTATCTCCTTATGCTTGCAGCTCAAAGAATTCTGACCTCGAGTCCCAGAAATCTTTGCCACCAATTGGGAATGAAAGAGAATGGGAAGAAGCTAGGAGCCCAATATGTATGGAGCATCCACACAATGCTGTCCTTTTACTTTGTTCTTCACAAGACAAGGGTTGTCGGCCTTATATGTGCGACACAAGTTATCGACATTCTAATTGTTTTGATCAATTTTGTAAGTCATCTGTTGTAGGAGCTCAACCAGAGGGAGATAATATATCAGGATCTGCGTTCCGCAGAGGAAGTTGGGGGCGAGCATTATCAGGAGCACCTAGGTCTCATGTGCCGCAGCAACCTGAGCTTGTTTGCCCTCTTTGCAGGGGACATGTCAAAGGTTGGATTGTTGTAGAGGCTGCTCGTAATTTCATGAACTCCAAAACAAGGAGTTGTGCCCTGGAGACTTGCAATTTCACCGGTAATTATGCTGAGCTAAGAAAGCATGCAAGGAGTGAACATCCCTCTGAGAGGCCATCTGAGGCTGACCCTAGCCGACAGTCTGACTGGACAAGGTTGGAGCTACAAAGGGACTTAGAAGATGCTTTTAGTGCATATCAGGCACCATTTGGTGATGACTTTCCTGGATATGACTTTCTAACTGAGCTGCCTCTCGACGATGGTCAATTTGACCTGTTAGACGGTTACTTAGAGGCTGAGGAG CTATGCTGGTGGGAGCGCCTATCAATCAACGAGTAG
- the LOC107812518 gene encoding uncharacterized protein LOC107812518 isoform X1 — MPKDRRMNSFSFNRANVSPYACSSKNSDLESQKSLPPIGNEREWEEARSPICMEHPHNAVLLLCSSQDKGCRPYMCDTSYRHSNCFDQFCKSSVVGAQPEGDNISGSAFRRGSWGRALSGAPRSHVPQQPELVCPLCRGHVKGWIVVEAARNFMNSKTRSCALETCNFTGNYAELRKHARSEHPSERPSEADPSRQSDWTRLELQRDLEDAFSAYQAPFGDDFPGYDFLTELPLDDGQFDLLDGYLEAEEVLNENINMLLDFEFELSLSFLNEFSLVSSACEWDEFPSYAGGSAYQSTSSAMS; from the coding sequence ATGCCGAAAGATAGAAGGATGAATTCCTTTTCCTTCAACCGGGCAAACGTATCTCCTTATGCTTGCAGCTCAAAGAATTCTGACCTCGAGTCCCAGAAATCTTTGCCACCAATTGGGAATGAAAGAGAATGGGAAGAAGCTAGGAGCCCAATATGTATGGAGCATCCACACAATGCTGTCCTTTTACTTTGTTCTTCACAAGACAAGGGTTGTCGGCCTTATATGTGCGACACAAGTTATCGACATTCTAATTGTTTTGATCAATTTTGTAAGTCATCTGTTGTAGGAGCTCAACCAGAGGGAGATAATATATCAGGATCTGCGTTCCGCAGAGGAAGTTGGGGGCGAGCATTATCAGGAGCACCTAGGTCTCATGTGCCGCAGCAACCTGAGCTTGTTTGCCCTCTTTGCAGGGGACATGTCAAAGGTTGGATTGTTGTAGAGGCTGCTCGTAATTTCATGAACTCCAAAACAAGGAGTTGTGCCCTGGAGACTTGCAATTTCACCGGTAATTATGCTGAGCTAAGAAAGCATGCAAGGAGTGAACATCCCTCTGAGAGGCCATCTGAGGCTGACCCTAGCCGACAGTCTGACTGGACAAGGTTGGAGCTACAAAGGGACTTAGAAGATGCTTTTAGTGCATATCAGGCACCATTTGGTGATGACTTTCCTGGATATGACTTTCTAACTGAGCTGCCTCTCGACGATGGTCAATTTGACCTGTTAGACGGTTACTTAGAGGCTGAGGAGGTactaaatgaaaacataaatatgTTATTGGATTTTGAATTTGAGCTCTCGCTCTCTTTCCTGAATGAGTTCTCTTTGGTGTCTTCGGCATGTGAATGGGATGAGTTTCCTAGCTATGCTGGTGGGAGCGCCTATCAATCAACGAGTAGTGCTATGTCTTAA